A genome region from Camelina sativa cultivar DH55 chromosome 10, Cs, whole genome shotgun sequence includes the following:
- the LOC104718194 gene encoding receptor-like serine/threonine-protein kinase SD1-8: MKLGWDLKTGFNRFIRSWKSSDDPSSGDYSFKLETGGFPEVFLWNRESRVYRSGPWNGIRFSGVPEMQRFDYMVFNFTASKEEVTYSFRVTKDDIYSRLSLSSTGVLERFTWIEAAQTWNRFWYAPKDQCDDYKECGVYGYCDSNTSPVCNCIKGFKPRNPQVWGLRDGSDGCVRKTLLTCGGKEGFARLKKMKLPDTTAASVNRGIGVKECEQKCLKDCNCTAFANTDIRGAGSGCVIWTGELLDIRNYAKGGQDLYVRLAATDLEDKRNRSAKIIGSSIGVISVLLILSFIIFCLWKRKQKQSAAVETPIVDQVRSRDLLMNEVVISSRRHISRDKNTDDLELPLMEFDEVAMATNNFSNENKLGKGVFGIVYKGRLLDGQEIAVKRLSKTSVQGTDEFKNEVKLIARLQHINLVRLLACCVDVDEKMLIYEYLENLSLDSHLFDKKRSSKLNWQMRFDIINGIARGLLYLHQDSRFRIIHRDLKASNVLLDKYMTPKISDFGIARIFGRDDTEAITRKVVGTYGYMSPEYAMDGIFSMKSDVFSFGVLLLEIISGKRNKGFYNSDRDLNLLGCVWRNWKEGKGLEIIDPINTDSSSTVRQHEFLRCIQIGLLCVQERAEDRPTMSLVVLMLGSESTTIPQPKPPGYSLGRSPLETDSSSSKPHDDESWTVNQITVSVLDAR, from the exons ATGAAACTCGGTTGGGATCTCAAAACCGGGTTCAACAGATTCATTCGTTCATGGAAAAGTTCAGATGATCCTTCAAGTGGAGACTACTCGTTCAAACTCGAAACCGGAGGGTTCCCTGAGGTTTTCTTATGGAACAGAGAGTCACGAGTGTACCGGAGCGGTCCATGGAACGGAATCCGGTTTAGTGGCGTACCGGAGATGCAACGGTTTGACTACATGGTTTTCAATTTCACAGCGAGTAAAGAAGAGGTGACGTACTCATTCCGAGTCACTAAAGACGACATATACTCGAGGTTAAGCCTAAGCTCCACGGGAGTGTTAGAAAGATTCACATGGATTGAGGCAGCGCAGACTTGGAACAGATTCTGGTACGCACCAAAAGACCAATGCGATGATTACAAAGAGTGTGGTGTTTATGGTTACTGCGACTCGAACACATCACCGGTTTGTAATTGTATCAAAGGGTTTAAGCCGAGGAATCCGCAAGTGTGGGGGTTGAGAGACGGGTCGGATGGTTGCGTGAGGAAGACGTTGTTGACATGTGGTGGTAAAGAAGGGTTTGCGCggttgaagaaaatgaaattgcCGGATACTACGGCTGCGAGTGTGAACAGAGGAATTGGTGTGAAAGAATGTGAACAGAAGTGTTTAAAGGATTGTAATTGTACGGCGTTTGCGAATACGGATATACGTGGTGCCGGGTCGGGTTGTGTGATTTGGACCGGAGAGCTTTTAGATATCCGGAATTATGCAAAGGGTGGTCAAGATCTTTACGTTAGACTGGCTGCTACTGATCTCG AGGACAAGAGAAACAGAAGTGCAAAAATCATAGGTTCGAGTATTGGAGTGATCAGCGTTTTGCTAATTTTAAGTTTCATCATCTTTTGCCTGTGGAAAAGGAAGCAGAAGCAATCAGCAGCAGTTGAAACACCTATTG TTGACCAAGTGAGAAGCCGAGATTTGCTAATGAACGAAGTGGTAATATCAAGTAGGAGACACATATCTAGAGATAAAAATACAGACGATCTTGAATTGCCATTGATGGAGTTTGACGAAGTTGCCATGGCCACTAACAATTTTTCTAACGAAAACAAGCTTGGAAAAGGTGTTTTTGGCATAGTTTATAAG GGAAGGTTACTTGATGGTCAAGAAATCGCGGTGAAGAGACTATCAAAGACATCGGTTCAGGGGACTGATGAGTTCAAGAATGAGGTGAAGTTGATTGCAAGGCTTCAGCATATAAATCTTGTTCGGCTTCTTGCATGCTGCGTCGATGTGGACGAGAAGATGTTGATTTACGAGTACTTGGAGAATCTAAGCCTTGATTCTCATCTCTTTG acaaaaaaagaagctcTAAGCTAAATTGGCAAATGAGATTTGATATTATCAATGGTATTGCTCGAGGGCTTCTATATCTTCACCAAGATTCACGGTTTCGGATCATCCATAGAGACTTGAAAGCAAGCAATGTCTTGCTTGATAAATATATGACTCCAAAGATCTCGGATTTCGGGATTGCTAGGATCTTTGGAAGGGATGATACTGAAGCTATCACGAGAAAGGTGGTCGGAACCTA TGGTTACATGTCTCCTGAATATGCAATGGATGGGATATTTTCGATGAAGTCGGATGTTTTCAGCTTTGGGGTCTTGCTTCTTGAAATTATAAGTGGCAAGAGGAACAAAGGATTCTACAATTCGGATCGTGACCTTAATCTTCTCGGTTGT GTGTGGAGGAATTGGAAAGAGGGAAAAGGGCTAGAGATCATAGATCCTATCAACACAGATTCTTCATCAACGGTCAGGCAACATGAATTCTTACGATGCATACAAATTGGTCTCTTGTGTGTTCAAGAACGAGCAGAGGATAGGCCAACGATGTCCTTGGTAGTTTTGATGCTCGGAAGTGAATCAACTACGATTCCTCAGCCTAAACCGCCTGGTTATAGCCTGGGAAGAAGTCCTCTTGAGACTGATTCTTCGTCAAGTAAACCTCATGACGATGAATCTTGGACAGTGAACCAAATCACTGTCTCAGTCCTTGACGCTCGATAA